tttctattttttttccttgttccatcatctttgaaatgcaagaaaaaggccataatttaatattgcagtttaggcgcaatttagattgatccagtgaagcattgcAGTACTGCAcagtattttgtatcaagtcagtccaaatgtgccgaattggtcaattgatacattttcaagtacataactatagagaacatacaaacatgatatggtaatacaaaatgtaagtttacacactccaaGGAATGTCAttcatgatggatcattagcttatacagtacatatacagtacactaactttcacacatctagatggccgggtggggtgggtgtggagccagagacagcaggggttcaaactgtagaacccagttcatttttgtatttttatttaaccttttttttaactaggcaagtcagttttaaaaaaaataataatttcacctttatttaaccaggtaggctagttgagaacaagttctcatttacaattgcgacctggccaagataagcaaagcagtgcgtcacaaacaacaacacagagttacacgtggaataaacaaacatacagtcaataatacaatagaaaaagtctatacacagtgtgtgcaaatgaggtagttaggaacaaattcttatttacaatgacggcctaggaacagtgggttaattgccttgttcaggggcagaacgacagatttttaccttgccagctcggggatttgttttagcaacatttcggttactagtccaatgctctaaccactaggctacctgcatttgaatatacaaatgtattttatcaaacaaaactatgctacattttatctctgggaccctcaggatgacaaatcaccTTCAGagttgaatgtatcaaaccagttgccgtgataaaagtttttgttgttgtgcactctcctcaaacaatagcatggtattttttttactgtaattgctactgtaaattggacagtgcagttagattaacgagaatttaaactttctgcccatataagacgtGTCTATGTTCCCGAAAGTGTtctgttacttacaacgtcattctagtcacattagcaaACGTTAGCTCACGTTAGCATCAACCGCCCcggtatagggacaccgatcccgtagaggttaaatcttttgttttgcccattcaccctctgaatggtacatatACACAATGCCTCAAGacataaaaatccttctttaatctgtctcctccccttcatctacactgattgaagtggattgaacaagtgacatcaataagggatcatagctttcacctggattcacctggtcagtctaaatcatggtaagagcaggtattcataatgttttgtatactcagtgtgtaGGGACTAATGCTGCTTTCGTAACCAAGTGGGAGGAGGGAATTGaccagttgtgaagtcgtaaataccagttggatgcattcacgtGCTTTGAACTTGTTGAGAAACGCTTACTGGCTAATGGCCATCAAGCTACATAAACCATAAACTAtaagtacagctatcatgcttgttAACAAtttatggtttaaaaaaaaatagtagaattctttaaaaaaattacGTTTTGTTGTTACATTTAACTGCCGGAAATGCTGTTGTCAAGATTatttccttagtaggtgacgTCATAGATCAACATGTGGGAGAAGTGGGAGCTCATGTCACGTTCAAAACTGCTGGGAACTGGGAACTCAGAGCTCAGAAATCTCCAACATccgacttcagtgcattcaagataactgggaactctgaaaaaactaGCTCAGACTAGGATTTTTTGTTAACAgtcatcttttatttatttaactaggcaagtcagttaagaacaaattcttatttacaatgatggcctaccctggccaaaacctaaccatgctgggccaattgtgagccgccctatgggactcccaatcaaggccggttgtgatacagcctggaattgaaccagggtctgtagtgacgcctctagcactgagatgcagtgccttcgaccACTGCACCATTCGGGAGCCCCTGTACCTGAGACAGTGAGGCGAACGGTCTCATAGGTGAATCCAGAGGACAGTTTGATAGAGTAGAGCCCCTGGTCACGGTGTGTGACGTCTTTCAGCAGCAACGTCCTATCTTTCGTCCACTCAAACCGCGGGTCCTTCAACTATAAACACACAATAGTGCTTAGCatagaagaacacacacacacttaaacacacgttatgttcttctatcctcgtggggaTCTAAAAttcatttccattcaaaatcgtaTTTTCCCTGAACCTAACCCCCAACCCCTTACATTaattctaaccataaccctaaacttaacgcctaagcttaaaatagcccttttccctatgggactcccaatcacggctggttgtgatacagcctggaatcaaaccagggtctgtagtgacacctctagcactgagatgcagtgccttagactgctgtgccactcaggaaccaactcggaattccaagtcaaaAACTCAAGCATCTTTCTTGAGCTCCaactttctgacctgaagatcactaacgTCATGAATTGAtcagttcccccccccccccccctccccccggatttcccagttgtcttgaaaacaCCAATATAATGATAGatgagtttcccactagtaattgcCAGTTGGAGGGCTGTTCAAGTGGAACGCAGCATGCAGATACAGGGGATACAAATGCAAGTGGCATTTGAGACCTCTCTCTAACCAATTAATTGTACACACGTTATGTTTTACGTGCTAGTCGGAACTTGGAAACTCTGACATTTCCGACCTGCTAACTGATTGAACGcggcacgtgtataactacaaccagttagcatGTCGGGCATTTCTGAGATTCCTAGTTCCGACTGGCACGTAAATGCGGCATATGAACGCAGCAAAAGCATCCAAGAGAGATTCTCGTTTGTAAATAAAGAccgtcctccatcctctctcctccgtgaccCGTGTTCAAGGAGCGTGTCATTTCGTTAGtagggtcgtcactagttactacAGCCATAAACTCATAAGCccagcctatttctacaattgatcttcttaaaatgttattttaaacctaaccttaactatACTGATAACCTTatgccttaccctaaccttaaattaagactaaaaaggaaaaaaatgttttcatgAATTTGTACGATAATAGCcaattctgactttgtggctgtgctatctagTGGACATCCTTTAGTAGGCAAACAGAAGTGCCCTCTACTCAATAGACACCTTTCGTCGAGGATACTCATGTAAATCCTATTTTTAACGCATAATAATTTTGAAATCTGCTTTTGTTTTGTCAGAGGAGAAAAACATGCACACGTTTAAAAACAATATGCTACTTATTGTTTTATTCATAAAAATGTCTTGCACAACTCACTTAATTGTTTTTAtcactttacacatttattttgagATTTCTGTGAACCTTATCTGCCTAATGACGCAGGAGTGGGGCATGGTTTCCAATAGTTACAATTGCCactattggaggagaaggtcagaagGGGCGGAaactctggctttctcatccaatggattTTGAGAAGAGACAGGACGCAAGGAGATTCTCCCAATGAGTCTCTCTCAGGAATCGAATGCAGTACTGCACATGCGCAATGTTGTTTGCCCTACACTTGGTAAGTGGTGCCACATAGCGCACTGTGTGAAGTGTTCCTTTAGTGCGCACGTTGAAATTTCATTGTGAACACTAAACAATCAGCAAACTTAGCAACAACTGTAGGGAGATTCGGGTTGTTATTTCAAGCAGTTCTTCTGACGTTTCCCGTCCTTCGGAGGATGCACACTGCTCAGAAGATCACGAAGGTTTTCATAACAAGACGCATCCCACAGGAGGGATTGAAGATTCTGTCACAGGCTGGAGTGTATGTAGCCAGCAGATCCGACTTGCTCGCTTACGGCTGCACTAGAGTCGGACAGCATTCCTGTGTATATTATGACACAAGATATGGCTCGGAAAACATATCTCAATCCAGGGATGAGAAATTATTTGAACTCCAAATTGCCCCTTTATCCCAACTGTTACATCAAGAAGATTGAATGACTGCACATTTCTGGGAAACTGTCCTTATCACCCTCATGCTACATAGCAGAAGCCGCAGCAGCCATTTTGGAATAGCAGTGTCAGCCAATCTGCTCATCTGTTGTTCAACACGACCTGACATTCCATAATGGCTGCAGTTGCAACTGCTAGTTGACAAGAGGATGAAAACGGcagtttcatttacattttagtcatttagcagacgctcttatccagagcgacttacagtagtgaatacatacatttcattatttaatttttttgtactggcccccagtgggaatcaaacccacaaccttggcgttgcacacaccatgctggcgttgcaaacactatgctctaccaactgagccacagggaagactatttAGGGAAGTTTATTTAATTAAGTCTTCTTGGTGTAACAGTTGGGATAATGGGGCAATTCGGAATGTTGTCCGACCATAGTGCAGCTGTAAGCAAGCAGGTCAGATCTGCTGACGAGAGTGTGGTAACCTATAGCCAAGTACAACTAATATAGCCAAGTACATCTCAACGAGTTGAGATATACTTGGCTAACTAGCCTAATGAGTTTTTCGTGCACTGTCACTTTTCATCTATCACGCatgcctgtgtctgtgtgacgTCTTAAGGATTTGTGTCATAGTAGTGCTACTTAATTCTAGTGCTAGTCTACTTACTGCTGTATAAATGCATCGCACACCTTTTCACACACATATGAAGTGGAGGGTAATTGTTACACCATGTGTTCTAAAAGTGAAAGTTCAGTGTAGTTGTTTATGACCTCTTTTCCTGGTCACGTGTTATAGCAGGTACTCTGAACTTGTAATAAGGTTCCTAAGGCGTTCTAACACTTACAAACGTCCATGCAACATGTAATAAAAGTAAAGAGGTATAATAAAGACTAAAGCGAAGGGTAAGGTCATCGATAAGGGGAAGAAAAAGAGACTGACACCTTGAAAAAACAGACAGACCATTCAGAATACACGGAGAATACTGTACGATGAAGGAAATGTTCCAAATTGTCTTTGACTCATCTTAATCTAGTCTCTCCCCTTTCACCTCCCATCTCCCTCGTTTCCATGGAAACAGATGTAAGGTTTCACTGTGGGACTCGGATGAGCCCGTTCCAAGGGCGGAGCTTCTGAAGGGCGTGGCGGGGGCCCATGGGCTGCTGTGTCTCCTGTCGGACAAGATCGACACTGAAGTTCTGGACGCAGCAGGTACACTGGACATAACCTGGATCAGATGAACTCAAACAGCACCTCTCAGTATTTTCCAATATATGGAATTTACGAGGCTGCTAGAcatgtattatacagtatatgtgtTGTATGATAGTTCCCATTCTGTCTTTTCCTAACACGTAACTATGGATTTGTGTCCAGGTCCAAACCTGAAGGTGATAAGTACCTTATCGGTCGGATTTGACCACATGGCCATGGATGAGATCAAGAAACGGTAAGACCAACTATCAAATGCCTTAGCCTCACATCGAAGTCAGCAACTCTCATTGTGCCGTCCTCTCCATGTTCTGTGCAGTGGGGTGCGTGTGGGCTATACTCCAGACGTCCTGACTGATGCAACGGCGGAGCTGACCGTCGCCCTGCTCCTGGCTACAGCTCGGCGGCTACCAGAGGGCGTGGTGGAGGTTATAAAGTCAGTACCCAATAAACACACGGACACATTTCCCTCAATTAGACTCCAGCTCCAGAGGATCACTCTGACATGTTGTACAGTGATACTTTATGGATCCGTTGCCTAACCAAACTTCTATCTCAAATGAATATGAGTACAACAGAATGTGTCCTCAATTCACTTtttaaaaatctctctctctctctctctctctctctctctctctctctctctctcagtggaggCTGGAGCACCTGGAAACCTCTGTGGTTGTGTGGTTATGGTCTGTCAGGCAGCACTGTTGGTGTCATTGGACTGGGAAGCATAGGTAGAGTGATGGTGATTGCTGGATTGACTTACTGGTTTCTGTGACTCCTGCCCTTAGTGAGGTCTATACAATCCATATAGTAGCTGAAAGGGCAGGACAAAAGGGCGTgtattcattgattgattgattgattgattgattgtctgGAGTCAATGCTGTTTTCCCTCAGGTATGGCCATAGCCAGGAGGCTGAAACCGTTTGGAGTGAAGAAGCTCCTGTACTCTGGAAGAACAGCCAAATCAAATGCTGCTGAAGTGGAGGGAGAATACGGTGAGCAGGGGTGGATGGGCTTGGGGAAACAGGAAGGTTAAGAGGGTGAGAATCATATGAGATGTTTATTTGATTGTTTCTTCCTGCCCTCCTCTCTGTTGCAGTGCCCTTGGACACACTGGTGTCTGAGAGTGATTTTGTTGTGGTGTCCTGCGCCCTCACACCAGATACCCAGGGGCTGTGTAACAAGGATTTTTTCTGCAAGATGAAGAACACTGCTGTCTTCATCAACACCAGCAGGTACTCCATTAAACACGTAGAGCAGTGCCAATCCAACCACACGGACTGGGTTTTGAAATGAACACAGTTCAAAGCTATAAATATAGAGCTAActtccactgtgtgtgtgataggggTGCAGTAGTGAACCAGGAGGATCTGTATCAGGCTCTGTCCAGTGGTCAGATAGCTTGCGCTGGGCTGGATGTCACAACCCCAGAACCACTCCCCACCGAccaccccctcctcaccctcaAAAACTGTGGTGAGTTAATAGGGTCATGAGAGAAACGGAGGGAGAGAGGTTTACTGAGGCATCTCTGTTGTGTCGTCTATTGGTTTCGCTCTGATCGTCGTTGTGATATTTCCAGATTAATCAATCATATTCTTTTCTTATGTCTTCTCATTGAAATCAACCAGTTATTTTGCGACCAAATCTCTGCAGGCGATCATGTCCCTGCTAATacatttcccctcctctctccacctgcaGTGGTCTTACCCCACATTGGCAGTGCCACCTACTCCACACGTGGCATCATGGCAGAGCTGTCCGCCAACAACCTGCTGGCAGGCCTACAGGGCACAGACATGCCCAGCGAACTCAAATTCTAGTGCTGCTCTACAACTATTCAACTCTGCCTCTGTCCTCCTTAGAATAATTTTGGTCACCCAATCAGTAGTCATTACCAGGAAGGTTAGAGCCCTAAGTGACCAGGAAATAAATCTGTGTTGGAGTGTTGCAGTTGTATTAACATGCTCTCCAAACATGAAGGTCAACTTTTGCCTCTTGCTCTTAGATCTTACAATGTTTATAAGAAATAACTCATTTGTGGTATGTGACTTGAATTTTGAAGGAGGAAGTGTATAGTATTAGTGTTTTGAGAACATGCCTTGGCACTCTCTAACAGCTCTCCTAAGGGTCAGCCATGGCTTCCTTTGAAAGACGTAGATAAGCACTACAATGAGTGCACACACTACTAATTCATTACAGTGGCCTTCTCGTTCTTATGAAACACTTTCTGTCAAATGTAATCGTACAAAATACTTAACTAAAATAGTAAATTAGTAGTTGTGATGGTAATGTTCTGTTGTTCTCATTCCAGTTGAGATGTGTGTTTTAACATATTGAGATGGAGCTCAGTTGTGCATAAGATAAACACTCCATCTCCAATTCATTTGTTTATAATTCTATGATAAAACACTCCGTCTGTAGTCTAACACACTGTCATTCTGGCTTTGTTTTTTTAATAAAGTGTTATGTTCAATGTAGAAATGTGTGAGCATATTATTTTCCCCATTAAATATAATTCTAGAGCCTTGAGTAAATTAACAATGAATAAAGTTACCAGAATAGAAcatgtgggctcccgagtggcgcagcggtgtaaggcactggatctcagtgcccgaggtgtcactacagaccctggttcgattccaggctgtatcacaaccggccgtgattgggagtcccatagcgtGGCGCACTATTGGCCCAgggtcatccgggttagggtttggccggggtaggccgtcattgtaagtaagaatttattcttaactgacttgcgtagttaaataaagacATTAAACATGAAAAGACAGTAGTCAGGGATCAGTGTGGTTCCAATGTGGCTTATTTCCATCACTCTTCAATAGTGATCCTACTTAGAAAGTGTGTGTGATGTAATGCATGGTAAATATTCTCTCAAAGAGTTCCATTCTCTCCCCACATGTTCTATGATGACTGTAACATCAAATGCAACATGTTATCTTCTagagtagacagtacagtacatatagtgcagtaggaaagtattcagaaagtattcataccccttcgctttttccacattttgttacgttacagccttattctaaaattgattaaatcatttcccccttcaatctacacacaatacaccataatgacaaagcgaaaaaatttttttttaaatgtttgccaaTTTATGAAAATaagtataagtattcagactttttgcTATGACAcgtaattgagctcaggtgcatcctgtttccattgatcatccttaagatgtttctacaacttgattggagtccaaattcaatttgattggacatgatttggaaaggcacacacctgtctatataaggtcccacagttgacagggcatgtcagaacaaaaaccaagccatgaggtcaaaggaattgtccgtagagctccgagacaggattgtgtcaaggctcagatctggggaagggtaccaaaaaatgtctgcagcgttgaaggtccccaagaacacagtggcctccatcattcttcaatggaagaagtttgaaaccaccaagacccttcctagagctggccgcccggccaaactgagcaatcaggggagaaggaccttggtcagggaggtgaccaagaacctgatggtcactctgatagagctcaaaggttcctctgtggagatgggagaagcttccagaaagacaaccatctctgcagcactccaccaatcaggcctgtatggtagaatggccagatggaagtggggatgttttttagtagcaggaactgggagactagtcagggtcgaaggaaagatgaacggaacaaagtacagatagatccgtgatgaaaacctgctccagagcgcacaggacctcagactggggtgaaggttcaccttccaacaggacaacgacccaaagcacataggcaagacaacgcaggagtggctttgggacaagtctatgaatgtccttgagtggcctagccagagccaggaattgaacatctctgtaaagacctgaaaatagctgaaaaatagctgtgcagcaacgctcccca
The sequence above is drawn from the Salmo salar chromosome ssa05, Ssal_v3.1, whole genome shotgun sequence genome and encodes:
- the grhpr gene encoding glyoxylate reductase/hydroxypyruvate reductase (The RefSeq protein has 1 substitution compared to this genomic sequence), giving the protein MHTAQKITKVFITRRIPQEGLKILSQAGVCKVSLWDSDEPVPRAELLKGVAGAHGLLCLLSDKIDTEVLDAAGPNLKVISTLSVGFDHMAMDEIKKRGVRVGYTPDVLTDATAELTVALLLATARRLPEGVVEVINGGWSTWKPLWLCGYGLSGSTVGVIGLGRIGMAIARRLKPFGVKKLLYSGRTAKSNAAEVEGEYVPLDTLVSESDFVVVSCALTPDTQGLCNKDFFCKMKNTAVFINTSRGAVVNQEDLYQALSSGQIACAGLDVTTPEPLPTDHPLLTLKNCVVLPHIGSATYSTRGIMAELSANNLLAGLQGTDMPSELKF